A single Oryzias melastigma strain HK-1 linkage group LG24, ASM292280v2, whole genome shotgun sequence DNA region contains:
- the LOC112158134 gene encoding interphotoreceptor matrix proteoglycan 1-like, with protein sequence MSAHTDGSGSELTRRRPKRSVFLHSGVRICPQEGLEEILASHQAYYQLRVCQEAVWEAFRIFFDRIPGTSEYQRWVHACQQESLCISDLAKNFSASEEHSSMIRSRMSRLRGRKPPSQVVVTPPTTQSPPETTDLLTQPMVLTAAPEFVSTPFFIPSSAPSQTQSTAVLQEDTELPNVVPESPPEHIVEFSIDLVDPGYRELLDDPDSPQYIDLAQHLQDQMLHVFDKLPGFKAISVVGIR encoded by the exons ATGTCAGCGCACACTGACGGTTCAGGTTCAGAACTCACCCGGCGTCGACCGAAGCGGTCCGTGTTTTTACACTCCGGGGTGAGGATCTGCCCTCAGGAGGGTTTGGAGGAAATTCTTGCCAGCCACCAAGCCTACTATCAACTGCGAG TGTGTCAGGAGGCTGTGTGGGAGGCGTTCAGGATCTTTTTTGACAGAATCCCTGGCACCTCCGAGTACCAGAGATGGGTTCACGCCTGTCAGCAGGAGTCACTCTGCATCTCTGACCTCGCCAAAAACTTTAGCGCCTCCGAAGAGCACAGCAGCATGATTCGAAGT AGGATGAGCCGTCTCAGAGGCAGAAAGCCCCCGTCACA AGTGGTGGTGACTCCCCCAACAACCCAGAGTCCCCCTGAAACCACAG ATCTGCTGACCCAGCCCATGGTCCTGACAGCAGCACCCGAATTCGTCTCCAcccctttttttattccaagctccgcccccagccaAACCCAGTCTACTGCGGTGCTCCAAGAG GACACCGAGCTGCCCAACGTGGTCCCCGAGAGTCCGCCGGAACATATAGTGGAGTTCAGTATTGATCTGGTGGATCCGGGCTATagggagctgctggatgacccgGACTCGCCTCAGTACATTGACCTGGCTCAGCATCTGCAGGACCAG ATGCTGCATGTGTTCGACAAACTGCCTGGATTTAAAGCGATCAGTGTGGTGGGAATTAGGTAA